A portion of the Sulfuricurvum kujiense DSM 16994 genome contains these proteins:
- the dnaJ gene encoding molecular chaperone DnaJ: MEEMSYYEILEISKNASGDEIKKAYRKMAKLYHPDRNPDDPTAEHKFKLCNEAYQVLSDDQQRSIYDRYGKEGLQGGGGRRSSGGFDDLGSIFEEMFNGFAGGGRRQSRAQSDKFPLDLGVEMRVSFKEAVFGCEKEVKFTAKNSCKPCKGTGAKDGKVTSCSQCGGKGQVYVRQGFMTFSQTCPACHGEGTMASEKCPDCKGKSYTEEKETVTIKVPAGIDTGNRLRVSGRGNTGKSGVRGDLYVTFEVEEDSHFIRNGNDIYLEVPVFFTQAVLGEDITIPSLNGELTLELETGTKDGQQYRFRNEGVTDVHGRGKGDLIAQIHLTYPNRLNSAQEELLQKLQESFGIESKPHESLFESAFEKVKGWFK, translated from the coding sequence GTGGAAGAAATGAGTTATTATGAGATTTTAGAGATTAGTAAAAATGCCAGCGGAGACGAAATCAAAAAAGCGTACCGCAAAATGGCTAAACTCTACCATCCTGACCGTAATCCGGATGATCCGACGGCAGAACATAAATTCAAACTCTGCAATGAAGCATATCAAGTCCTGAGTGACGATCAGCAGCGCTCTATTTATGACCGTTACGGGAAAGAAGGTCTTCAAGGGGGTGGCGGTCGTAGAAGCAGCGGCGGGTTTGACGATCTCGGAAGTATTTTTGAAGAGATGTTCAACGGTTTTGCGGGAGGCGGACGTCGCCAATCACGCGCGCAAAGCGATAAATTCCCGCTCGATTTGGGCGTAGAGATGCGTGTCAGCTTCAAAGAAGCGGTTTTCGGATGCGAAAAAGAGGTCAAATTTACCGCCAAAAATTCCTGTAAACCCTGTAAAGGTACCGGAGCCAAAGACGGCAAAGTCACTTCGTGCAGCCAGTGCGGCGGCAAAGGACAGGTGTATGTACGCCAAGGCTTTATGACCTTCTCCCAAACCTGCCCTGCCTGTCACGGCGAAGGTACCATGGCAAGTGAAAAATGCCCCGACTGTAAAGGCAAGAGCTATACGGAAGAAAAAGAGACCGTTACTATCAAAGTCCCTGCCGGAATCGATACGGGGAACCGTTTACGTGTCTCGGGACGGGGTAATACCGGAAAAAGCGGCGTAAGAGGCGATTTGTATGTGACGTTTGAAGTCGAAGAAGACAGTCACTTTATCCGAAACGGCAACGATATCTATCTCGAAGTTCCCGTATTTTTTACCCAAGCGGTCCTGGGTGAAGATATCACGATTCCTTCATTGAACGGTGAATTGACATTGGAACTCGAAACGGGAACCAAAGACGGTCAGCAGTACCGTTTCCGAAATGAAGGGGTTACTGATGTACACGGTCGCGGCAAAGGGGATTTGATTGCCCAAATCCACCTCACCTACCCTAACCGTCTAAACTCGGCTCAAGAGGAGTTGTTGCAAAAGCTCCAGGAGAGTTTCGGTATCGAATCTAAACCTCACGAGTCGTTGTTTGAATCGGCTTTTGAAAAAGTCAAAGGATGGTTTAAATAA
- the ccsA gene encoding cytochrome c biogenesis protein CcsA has product MNKILSLLSSMKTMAALMLIFAVSIGYATFIENDYGSMTAKADVYNARWFEILLALLAVNLTLNIINFKMARKGKQLVFIFHAAFLIILVGAAVTRYIGYEGTMHIREGESNNAIISAEPYVTFNVDKGGKQYEFKENLFLSKRTANHFDRTLSVDGEQINVRLEQYMGDARYEPAADPKGEPLFNLMVTGAMGAQQVALKQGEFVEANDVVIDFDSNQTFKKPVVSLSVEGDKPYITTPSSLATLSMDTQQNGMLNGGKHEMTKRTLFQTSQSGFVLRNFLPKASMQLVSAPKGKGPMMQGGQDALTLTFTSKENKVTEVILGSPGAIGEAKKVVLGDTVINVAYGSIERKIPFSVALRDFELERYPGSMSPASYASEVSVIDPANQEKFDFRIYMNHILDYQGFRFFQSSFDQDELGTVLSVNHDPGTLITYIGYILLAFGMFGVLIVKNGRFNALGEKLKAIKAEKTLAALAVVTLVLFSSTNAIAADEENPVIKIAKGFDKAHADKFGHLIVQDASGRMKPMDTLSHEILAKLNRNDAFLGLNSNQVVLGMMLRPDAWREIAIIRTGDKEINKMIGLPESAKTAAFSQFFEAPDEIKGYKLGQLVDEANRKAPGQRDKFDKALLQVDERVNVAYMVYTGSLVRMWPKPGDKNHKWDATIEALQTLSPKESEIVRLLAISYFGSIDQAMKSGDWTKADEALDRIDKYQRFVGASVYPNDLKSKVEIFYNKANIFEQLWPLYFVVGFTLLILSFIKIIKPTFKEEWLSKVSFGLLVLFFAAHTAGLIMRWYISGHAPWSNGYESMIYIGWASVLAGFIFSKRSVMTMAATAIMTGLILFVAHLNWMDPQVTNLVPVLQSYWLAIHVAMITASYGFLGLGALLGMIALILFILKKPENSARLNQAIKELNAINEMSLLVGLILLTVGNFLGGVWANESWGRYWGWDPKETWALVTILVYAVVIHLRMIKGAYSDYIFSVVSLLAFTSVLMTYFGVNYYLAGMHSYAKGDPVPVPDFVPWTYAVIAIVIAMAYTKRSTKI; this is encoded by the coding sequence ATGAATAAAATTCTCTCCCTTTTGAGCTCCATGAAAACCATGGCCGCTCTTATGCTTATTTTTGCCGTCTCGATCGGCTATGCTACGTTTATTGAAAACGATTACGGATCAATGACCGCCAAAGCGGATGTCTATAATGCCCGTTGGTTTGAAATTCTTCTTGCATTGCTCGCCGTTAATTTAACCCTCAATATCATCAATTTTAAAATGGCACGAAAGGGCAAACAACTCGTATTTATTTTTCATGCCGCCTTTTTGATTATCCTTGTCGGTGCGGCGGTTACCCGATATATCGGGTACGAGGGGACCATGCACATCCGCGAAGGAGAAAGCAATAACGCCATAATCAGCGCCGAGCCGTATGTCACATTCAATGTTGACAAGGGGGGCAAGCAATACGAATTCAAAGAGAATCTGTTTCTTTCCAAACGTACTGCAAACCATTTTGACCGGACTTTGTCCGTCGACGGTGAGCAGATCAATGTCCGACTTGAGCAATACATGGGGGATGCCCGCTATGAACCTGCCGCTGATCCAAAAGGGGAGCCTCTTTTTAACCTTATGGTTACCGGTGCGATGGGGGCGCAGCAAGTCGCTCTCAAACAAGGCGAGTTTGTCGAAGCGAACGATGTCGTCATCGATTTTGATTCTAACCAAACGTTCAAAAAGCCGGTTGTTTCACTAAGCGTCGAGGGAGATAAGCCTTATATCACTACCCCTTCTTCCCTTGCTACCCTCAGTATGGATACACAGCAAAACGGTATGCTTAATGGCGGAAAACACGAGATGACGAAACGGACATTGTTCCAAACGTCTCAGAGCGGCTTTGTATTGCGGAACTTCCTTCCTAAAGCCTCGATGCAGCTGGTTTCAGCCCCTAAAGGGAAAGGTCCCATGATGCAGGGTGGGCAGGATGCTTTAACCTTGACGTTTACAAGTAAAGAGAACAAAGTGACGGAAGTGATATTGGGGAGTCCGGGAGCTATAGGCGAAGCTAAAAAAGTAGTTTTGGGTGATACCGTAATCAATGTCGCTTACGGTTCTATCGAGCGCAAAATCCCGTTTTCGGTTGCTTTGCGCGATTTTGAGCTGGAACGTTATCCGGGATCCATGTCTCCGGCATCCTATGCCAGCGAAGTAAGCGTCATCGATCCTGCGAATCAGGAAAAATTCGATTTCCGTATCTACATGAACCATATTCTTGATTACCAAGGATTCCGATTTTTCCAATCTTCATTCGATCAGGATGAACTCGGTACCGTTTTATCGGTCAATCATGATCCGGGGACATTGATCACCTATATCGGCTATATTCTGCTTGCATTCGGAATGTTCGGAGTCCTTATCGTGAAAAACGGCCGTTTCAATGCTTTGGGTGAAAAACTCAAAGCGATCAAAGCTGAAAAAACGTTAGCGGCTTTAGCCGTTGTCACTCTTGTACTGTTCAGCTCGACGAACGCGATCGCCGCAGACGAAGAAAATCCCGTAATAAAAATTGCAAAAGGGTTTGATAAAGCACACGCCGATAAATTCGGGCATCTTATCGTACAAGATGCCAGCGGTCGCATGAAACCGATGGATACGCTGAGCCATGAGATTTTGGCTAAACTCAACCGCAACGATGCCTTTTTAGGTTTGAATTCGAACCAAGTCGTTCTGGGGATGATGCTTCGTCCCGACGCATGGCGTGAGATTGCTATCATCCGCACCGGAGATAAAGAGATCAATAAAATGATCGGCCTGCCGGAGAGTGCAAAAACCGCCGCATTCTCACAGTTTTTTGAAGCTCCCGATGAAATCAAAGGATACAAATTAGGACAGCTTGTTGACGAAGCCAACCGAAAAGCGCCGGGTCAACGGGATAAATTTGACAAAGCTCTTTTGCAGGTTGACGAACGTGTCAATGTCGCTTATATGGTCTATACCGGTTCACTCGTCCGTATGTGGCCTAAACCGGGCGATAAGAACCATAAATGGGACGCTACTATCGAAGCGTTACAGACACTTAGCCCGAAAGAGAGTGAAATTGTGCGCCTTCTCGCCATCAGCTATTTCGGTTCTATCGATCAGGCAATGAAAAGCGGTGATTGGACAAAAGCGGACGAAGCGCTTGACCGTATCGACAAATACCAGCGATTTGTCGGAGCGAGCGTTTATCCGAACGATTTGAAATCAAAAGTAGAGATTTTCTATAACAAAGCCAATATCTTTGAGCAATTATGGCCTTTATATTTCGTCGTCGGATTTACTCTGCTCATCTTGTCGTTTATCAAAATCATCAAACCGACGTTTAAAGAAGAGTGGCTCAGCAAAGTCTCTTTCGGCTTATTGGTTCTTTTCTTTGCCGCACATACTGCAGGATTAATTATGCGCTGGTATATTTCAGGACACGCACCGTGGTCAAACGGCTATGAATCGATGATCTATATCGGTTGGGCGAGTGTACTGGCAGGATTTATCTTCTCAAAGCGCTCTGTAATGACGATGGCGGCTACAGCCATCATGACAGGACTTATCCTCTTTGTCGCTCATCTAAACTGGATGGATCCGCAGGTGACCAACCTCGTACCGGTACTACAATCGTACTGGCTGGCAATCCATGTTGCCATGATTACGGCAAGTTACGGATTCTTGGGACTCGGCGCACTCCTTGGGATGATTGCTCTCATCCTTTTTATTCTCAAAAAACCGGAAAATTCTGCACGGTTGAATCAGGCCATTAAAGAGCTGAACGCTATTAACGAGATGAGTCTGTTGGTCGGTTTGATTCTCCTTACTGTCGGAAACTTCCTCGGAGGTGTTTGGGCAAATGAGAGCTGGGGACGTTATTGGGGATGGGATCCGAAAGAGACGTGGGCCTTGGTCACAATTCTCGTGTATGCCGTTGTCATCCACTTGCGAATGATCAAAGGGGCTTACAGCGACTATATTTTCAGCGTTGTGTCGCTTCTCGCATTTACATCGGTACTTATGACCTATTTCGGTGTAAACTACTACTTAGCAGGTATGCACTCGTATGCCAAAGGCGATCCCGTCCCGGTACCGGATTTCGTCCCATGGACGTATGCTGTGATTGCCATCGTTATTGCGATGGCTTATACAAAGAGATCTACAAAAATTTAA
- the hrpB gene encoding ATP-dependent helicase HrpB — protein sequence MHLPVLDVIDDIRSALLNNSRLILQAPPGAGKTTAVPLALLNEPWLNGKQIIMLEPRRIAARSAAMRMADMLGEKVGMRVGYQIRSEKKLSDQTKIVVVTEGILTRMLQRDPSLENIALIIFDEFHERHLHSDVSLAFSLQSQEFLRDDLKIVVMSATLDTASLQTLLNHPPLITSEGRSYPISVEHLPPNSSPVEPKKIVPSIMNLLTKVIEQDKGSILVFLPGTREIKELDTFLKEYCRTMDIDIAPLYGELTKEAQQHAIAPSQKRKIVLATNIAETSLTIEGISIVVDSGLEKVLMFDPKSGMERLVTQKISRASAQQRSGRAGRLEAGKCYRLWGAAAHHSLSPHKEPEIRLCDLTPLALELSAWGDSDLSWLTPPPSKALMHGESLLGSLGAIDDKGVITAHGKEMLGLGIHPRLAHMILIGRLLGYQSEAILLASLLSERDLYTRSSVRTSDMRERFWSLCDAMIKKTLPSVIAENAKVILMNASDLSKRLNTSLCLSRDFPSAMIAILLSVAYPDRIARIRTSKGEKYLLSNGKEGRLRREDDLFGSEWLVVTQSDGESTTGEIYQCAPLEYELLEHHAPELFTTDETITWNSNTGRVEAREIRRLGAIVIESRPIESPDPVLMKEKLLEGIRLMGLDALPWSVQSIALRHRLQTLHYHAPESSFGDFSDEALLGSLEIWLLPYLTAQSSLRECESLDLHAILASQLSWEQSQRLDLLLPTHFTAPTGSSIPLDYSDPEGIVLAVRIQEVFGLESHPSVLEGKIALLVHLLSPARRPIQVTRDLVGFWNGSYGDVKKELKGRYPKHYWPDDPRNAEATSRTKKYM from the coding sequence ATGCATCTCCCCGTTTTGGACGTTATCGACGATATACGATCAGCCTTATTGAATAACAGCCGTCTAATCCTTCAAGCCCCTCCGGGAGCGGGAAAGACGACTGCCGTCCCCCTCGCCTTGCTTAACGAACCCTGGCTCAACGGTAAACAGATCATCATGCTGGAACCCCGTCGTATCGCCGCACGGAGTGCTGCAATGCGTATGGCGGATATGCTGGGCGAAAAGGTAGGAATGAGGGTCGGATATCAAATCCGTTCCGAAAAAAAACTCTCTGATCAGACGAAAATAGTTGTCGTCACCGAGGGGATTTTGACCCGTATGCTTCAGCGTGATCCGTCATTGGAAAATATCGCCCTTATTATCTTTGATGAGTTCCATGAACGTCATCTGCACAGTGACGTATCTCTAGCCTTTTCTCTGCAGTCACAGGAGTTTTTACGCGATGATCTCAAAATTGTCGTTATGTCTGCAACCCTCGATACTGCTTCTTTACAAACCCTATTGAACCATCCTCCTCTTATCACCAGTGAGGGGCGCAGTTATCCGATTAGCGTTGAGCATTTGCCCCCAAACTCATCGCCGGTCGAGCCTAAAAAGATTGTTCCCTCTATCATGAACCTGCTCACGAAAGTCATCGAGCAGGATAAGGGAAGTATTCTGGTGTTTTTGCCCGGTACCCGTGAGATCAAAGAACTTGATACTTTTCTCAAAGAGTATTGCCGCACGATGGATATCGATATCGCTCCACTGTACGGCGAACTCACAAAAGAAGCGCAGCAACATGCCATAGCACCGTCACAAAAACGTAAAATTGTCTTGGCCACCAATATCGCCGAAACCAGTTTGACGATCGAGGGGATCAGTATCGTTGTTGACTCCGGACTGGAAAAAGTGCTTATGTTCGATCCGAAAAGCGGTATGGAGCGTTTAGTTACCCAAAAAATTTCCCGAGCTTCTGCACAACAGCGTTCAGGACGTGCAGGACGGCTTGAAGCGGGAAAATGTTACCGTCTGTGGGGTGCGGCGGCTCATCACAGTCTCTCTCCCCATAAAGAACCGGAAATCCGTCTTTGCGACTTGACTCCTCTAGCCTTAGAACTCAGCGCATGGGGGGATTCGGATCTATCATGGCTTACTCCGCCGCCGTCCAAGGCACTGATGCACGGCGAGTCTTTGCTTGGCTCATTGGGGGCGATCGATGATAAAGGTGTCATAACGGCGCACGGCAAAGAGATGTTGGGGTTGGGGATTCATCCCCGCTTGGCGCACATGATCCTCATCGGGCGCTTACTCGGGTATCAGAGTGAAGCGATTTTACTTGCTTCTTTGCTAAGCGAACGCGATCTCTACACCCGAAGTTCTGTCCGAACTTCCGATATGCGGGAGCGGTTTTGGAGCTTATGCGATGCGATGATCAAAAAAACGCTCCCGTCCGTAATTGCAGAGAATGCTAAAGTCATCCTCATGAACGCGAGTGACCTTTCAAAACGGCTGAATACATCGCTTTGTTTATCACGCGATTTCCCCTCAGCAATGATCGCTATTTTACTCTCCGTCGCCTATCCTGATCGAATAGCACGTATTCGTACATCCAAAGGGGAGAAATATCTCCTCAGCAACGGCAAAGAGGGACGTTTGCGGCGAGAGGATGATCTATTTGGCTCAGAATGGCTCGTCGTCACTCAAAGCGACGGCGAATCAACGACCGGAGAGATATACCAATGTGCTCCGCTTGAATATGAGCTTTTAGAGCATCATGCCCCCGAACTTTTTACTACCGATGAGACGATAACATGGAATAGCAATACGGGACGGGTCGAAGCCCGAGAGATTCGTCGTTTGGGTGCTATCGTCATTGAGTCGCGTCCGATTGAGAGTCCTGATCCGGTTTTAATGAAAGAAAAACTTTTGGAGGGGATACGTTTAATGGGACTTGACGCCCTCCCCTGGTCGGTACAGTCGATTGCTCTTCGCCATCGCCTCCAAACATTGCACTACCATGCTCCCGAAAGCAGTTTCGGCGATTTTAGTGACGAGGCGCTGCTGGGGTCGTTGGAAATATGGCTGCTTCCCTATCTAACGGCACAGAGCTCTTTGCGCGAGTGTGAATCGCTTGATCTGCATGCCATCCTCGCATCACAGCTTTCGTGGGAACAGAGTCAGCGTCTTGATCTATTATTACCGACGCATTTTACGGCCCCGACCGGAAGTTCAATTCCACTCGATTACTCTGATCCCGAGGGGATCGTTCTGGCTGTGAGGATACAGGAAGTTTTCGGATTGGAGAGCCATCCGAGCGTTTTGGAGGGGAAAATAGCGCTGTTGGTGCATCTGCTTTCGCCGGCACGCCGCCCGATCCAAGTGACCCGCGATCTTGTCGGCTTTTGGAACGGCTCGTACGGTGATGTCAAAAAAGAGCTAAAAGGGAGATACCCCAAACACTACTGGCCGGATGATCCTCGCAATGCGGAAGCAACGAGCAGAACGAAAAAATATATGTGA
- a CDS encoding potassium channel family protein: MSNESTIWLFLRKMRTPLIVLNLAHAIPVILLTAVPGVDGEGKTVYLSFFDAMYIVGYTATTIGFGEIPYAFTYPQRLVVLLTIYSSVPAWIYALGSIIALLQEKTFTNAIKMNTFRRKVRHLRQDFIIVCGYTDAGKLLIDRLNKDNLYRIIVIDKSIEKIEALQSEMYLPSIPAIVADASMTNVLKSSGIESPQCKFLVTLFDDDQLNLKICVRARVLNQGLRIIARSGIKQGGENLSNIGVNHVIDAFSIISKRIDFALRSPYLFNLLSWVQGGNLHVSKSDILPIGKYIVCSKGRFGNTLQKTLDNNRIEYTYLDINKDTHEKVSSDQDFFIQAGIMDAACIIAGTNDDAINLSIVATARSLNPKIFVIVRENELEERSLFSNLRVDKIFILDQIAALDGYNYIDRPMTFKFIDEVSKYNKEMYVDTLLLITKKVNKRPALIEMEIDEHHMYALSRYLTEASVSIGQLIRNPYHDGEDLEIVILGLERSNGEFILLPDESTLLQPNDHILFASTRPSLDRFQTIVNHYYELYFVIHGVEARRFKLFG; this comes from the coding sequence ATGAGTAACGAATCGACCATTTGGCTTTTTTTGCGAAAAATGAGGACTCCCCTCATTGTCCTAAATCTAGCCCATGCCATCCCTGTTATCCTTCTCACCGCTGTTCCGGGTGTTGACGGAGAGGGGAAAACGGTTTATCTCAGTTTTTTTGATGCGATGTATATCGTCGGATACACTGCGACGACGATCGGATTTGGTGAGATCCCGTATGCTTTTACCTATCCTCAGCGGTTGGTTGTTCTTCTTACAATTTATTCGAGCGTTCCGGCATGGATTTACGCATTGGGTTCTATTATCGCATTGCTTCAAGAGAAAACGTTTACCAATGCGATCAAAATGAATACATTCCGCCGCAAGGTTCGTCACCTCAGGCAAGATTTTATCATCGTATGCGGCTATACCGATGCGGGGAAACTGTTGATCGATAGGCTCAATAAAGATAATCTTTACCGTATCATCGTTATTGATAAAAGTATCGAAAAAATCGAAGCACTGCAAAGTGAAATGTATCTCCCCTCGATTCCCGCAATCGTTGCCGATGCTTCGATGACGAATGTACTTAAATCATCGGGAATTGAATCACCTCAGTGTAAATTTTTGGTTACGTTGTTCGATGATGATCAGCTCAACCTCAAAATCTGTGTCCGCGCCCGTGTTTTAAATCAGGGACTTCGTATTATAGCCCGGTCCGGGATTAAACAGGGGGGCGAAAATCTCTCTAATATCGGTGTCAATCACGTCATCGACGCCTTCTCGATTATCTCCAAACGGATCGATTTCGCTCTGCGTTCCCCGTACCTGTTTAATCTTTTGAGTTGGGTTCAGGGGGGAAATCTGCATGTCAGCAAAAGCGATATCCTCCCTATCGGGAAATATATCGTATGTTCTAAAGGGCGGTTCGGAAACACGCTTCAAAAGACTCTTGATAACAACCGTATTGAATACACCTATCTGGATATTAATAAAGATACCCATGAAAAAGTCTCTTCGGATCAGGATTTTTTCATTCAGGCCGGGATTATGGATGCCGCCTGTATTATCGCCGGAACCAATGATGATGCGATCAATCTCTCCATCGTTGCGACCGCGCGTAGCCTGAATCCTAAAATTTTTGTTATCGTGCGGGAAAATGAGCTTGAAGAGAGAAGTCTTTTTAGCAATCTCAGAGTGGATAAAATATTTATTCTTGATCAAATCGCCGCACTGGACGGCTATAACTACATTGATCGTCCGATGACGTTTAAATTTATCGATGAAGTATCAAAATACAATAAAGAAATGTATGTTGATACATTGCTGCTGATTACCAAAAAAGTTAATAAGCGCCCTGCTCTGATCGAAATGGAGATCGATGAACACCATATGTATGCGCTCAGCCGCTATTTAACTGAAGCGTCCGTATCTATCGGACAATTGATTCGTAATCCTTACCATGACGGCGAAGATCTGGAGATAGTCATTTTGGGGCTTGAGCGTTCAAATGGAGAATTCATCCTTTTACCGGATGAATCTACCTTGCTGCAGCCGAATGACCATATTTTATTCGCATCTACCCGTCCGAGTCTGGATCGATTCCAAACCATTGTCAACCATTATTATGAACTCTATTTTGTCATTCACGGAGTTGAAGCGCGACGATTTAAATTATTCGGCTGA
- the recR gene encoding recombination mediator RecR has protein sequence MKRSLEKFNRLVDALQNLPTVGQKSATRLAYHMVMNDSFGALKLAHAIENAITSLKKCRSCGGLSEDELCSICSDERRNHEVLCIVENAKDILTFEENGLFDGRYFVLDSIEELDIAHLRGVIQSGIKEVIFALTPSIANQGVMLYIEDKLIDCDVRFSRIAQGVPTGVSLENVDILSLTKAMEDRVSI, from the coding sequence ATGAAACGTTCCCTTGAAAAATTTAACCGCCTTGTCGATGCCCTCCAAAATCTCCCGACCGTCGGGCAGAAATCGGCGACCCGTTTAGCCTATCATATGGTTATGAACGACAGCTTCGGGGCACTTAAACTCGCCCATGCGATCGAAAATGCTATTACCTCTTTGAAAAAATGCCGTTCCTGCGGTGGATTGAGCGAAGATGAACTGTGTTCGATTTGCAGTGATGAGCGGCGTAATCATGAAGTGCTTTGTATTGTCGAAAATGCCAAAGATATTTTGACCTTTGAAGAAAACGGCCTTTTTGACGGTCGTTATTTTGTTTTAGACTCTATAGAAGAGCTTGATATAGCCCATTTGCGCGGAGTGATCCAAAGCGGAATCAAAGAGGTGATTTTCGCATTGACCCCATCGATCGCCAATCAGGGAGTTATGCTCTATATCGAAGATAAACTGATCGATTGCGATGTCCGATTCAGCCGAATCGCGCAGGGGGTTCCGACGGGTGTGAGTTTGGAAAACGTCGATATACTATCGCTTACCAAAGCGATGGAAGACCGCGTCAGCATATAA
- the gdhA gene encoding NADP-specific glutamate dehydrogenase yields the protein MVEKILANLEKSNCSTDDTFLQAVSEVLASLEPIIKSDSRYEQFAILERLVTPDRIIQFKIQWLDDNNNVQINNGYRIQFNNSLGPYKGGLRFHPSVNINILKFLAFEQIFKNSLTGLPVGGAKGGSDFDPKGKSEFEIMRFCHAFMRELHTYIGARIDVPAGDIGVGSREIGYLFGEYKHITKNYDGVLSGKPYAFGGSLLRPQATGYGVVYFAREMLSQELQESLEGKVCTVSGAGNVAIHTIEKLQQLGALVVTASDSDGTIYDPRGIDLTVVRELKENGRRLSLSGYADRIPGSVYTSKNDYPAQGHAVWQYPCFAAFPCATQNELSLFDAKSLIENGCVAVIEGANMPTAPDAIELFQREGVLFSPGKASNAGGVSVSEFEMSQNASMEKWDFDKVDRKLDELMRQIYKRVSLTAKEYGVERNFVDGANIAAFKRVAEAMILEGV from the coding sequence ATGGTCGAAAAAATCTTAGCCAATCTCGAAAAGTCCAATTGTTCAACCGACGACACTTTTTTACAGGCGGTAAGCGAAGTGCTCGCTTCATTGGAACCGATTATCAAGAGTGATTCACGTTACGAGCAGTTCGCTATTTTGGAACGTCTTGTCACACCGGATCGGATCATACAGTTTAAAATCCAATGGCTCGATGATAACAATAACGTCCAAATCAACAACGGATATCGAATCCAGTTCAATAATTCGCTAGGACCCTACAAAGGGGGACTTCGGTTTCATCCCAGCGTCAATATCAATATTCTGAAATTTCTTGCGTTCGAGCAGATTTTTAAAAACTCGTTGACAGGGCTTCCGGTCGGGGGAGCAAAGGGGGGGAGCGATTTCGATCCCAAAGGGAAAAGCGAATTTGAGATCATGCGGTTCTGCCATGCTTTTATGCGCGAACTTCACACCTATATCGGAGCGCGTATCGATGTACCCGCCGGAGATATCGGCGTAGGGAGCCGTGAGATCGGCTACCTTTTCGGCGAATATAAACACATTACCAAGAATTACGACGGTGTACTCAGCGGGAAACCGTATGCGTTCGGCGGATCGCTTCTTCGCCCTCAGGCTACGGGATACGGCGTCGTCTATTTCGCCCGGGAGATGCTCTCCCAGGAGCTGCAGGAATCTTTGGAGGGAAAAGTGTGTACGGTGAGCGGCGCCGGAAACGTTGCAATCCATACGATTGAGAAGCTTCAGCAGTTGGGGGCTCTCGTCGTGACCGCCAGTGACAGTGATGGAACAATCTATGATCCCAGAGGCATTGATCTTACCGTCGTCCGTGAGCTCAAAGAGAATGGCAGACGTTTGTCACTCTCAGGGTATGCGGATCGCATTCCTGGATCAGTCTATACCTCCAAAAATGATTATCCTGCGCAAGGGCATGCGGTATGGCAGTATCCCTGTTTTGCCGCTTTTCCGTGTGCTACTCAGAACGAACTCTCCCTTTTTGATGCGAAATCGCTGATAGAAAACGGATGCGTAGCCGTTATCGAAGGGGCCAATATGCCGACGGCCCCGGATGCGATCGAATTGTTTCAGCGTGAGGGGGTACTCTTCTCCCCCGGAAAAGCTTCCAATGCCGGGGGTGTCTCGGTCAGTGAATTTGAGATGTCTCAAAACGCATCTATGGAAAAATGGGATTTTGACAAAGTGGACCGTAAACTCGATGAGCTGATGCGCCAGATTTACAAACGGGTCTCACTGACGGCTAAGGAGTACGGAGTGGAGCGAAACTTCGTTGACGGCGCAAATATCGCCGCATTTAAACGGGTTGCCGAAGCGATGATTCTTGAAGGCGTTTGA
- a CDS encoding DUF6394 family protein, producing the protein MNSEKVISGFFIILALTLNFGFVYGDFDVIAYHSVYELVAAITVNIIATIMKLGDKTQTGSVLLATSFVADLQLLAAASFWGIVNMTSVMTPELFTIVVSLAVGALVANIISVTLFVGETLLLKR; encoded by the coding sequence ATGAATTCCGAAAAAGTGATTTCCGGTTTTTTTATCATCCTGGCCCTTACACTGAACTTTGGATTTGTGTACGGTGATTTCGATGTGATTGCCTATCACAGTGTTTATGAATTGGTCGCAGCCATTACCGTTAATATTATTGCTACGATCATGAAACTGGGGGATAAAACCCAAACCGGATCGGTTCTTCTGGCTACTAGTTTCGTAGCGGACTTGCAACTTCTTGCCGCAGCGTCTTTCTGGGGGATTGTCAATATGACCAGCGTTATGACCCCGGAACTCTTTACTATTGTCGTCTCTTTAGCTGTCGGCGCATTGGTTGCGAATATTATCTCTGTCACCCTTTTCGTCGGTGAAACGCTTCTTCTCAAACGCTGA